The Punica granatum isolate Tunisia-2019 chromosome 4, ASM765513v2, whole genome shotgun sequence sequence TGTCATTCTTAtatcttttttaatattttataataaaaatatttgctCCCTAAGGATGAAACGACCAACCGAGAATCCTCATTTATCCAGTCCTTCCTCAATTTCTTTAGAAGGACATGCACCGTATCTCTTGGGGCCTTTTTATGATGTTATTACTCTTTGAACTTGAACTTTGAAGCTGGAGGCTGGACGATAAGTTTGAATTCATCATTCCATGCTTGCATATCTAAGAATCTCACGAATTTCCCCCGTTTTAGCTGTCTTTATGACAATTCAATGACTTATCCTTTCTGTAGATCTACATGTTTGCGGAGTGGTATAAACCAGGCTGCAGTCTGGATTATCCTCTTCATGGTAGTGGAGCTATTGTCGATGCCCTCATCAGAGGAATGCAGAAATTCGGTGGACGGATTTCCCTTCGGAGTCATGTCAAAAGCATTGTTGTTGAGAATGGCCGGGCTGTCGGAGTAAAGCTAAGAAGTGGTCAAGTGAGTAgactcaaataaaaaatattttttaaaaaaaattaaaagaattgcAAGACCAGCAAAATTGCTTGCATGATTAGGCTTCACACATATACTGAGGAAGCAACTATATATGTGCAGTTTGTGCGTGCCAAGAAGGCTGTTGTCAGCAATGCGTCTATGTGGGATACTTTAAGTTTGTTGCCCAAGGAAGCTGTTCCTAAGTCGTATGCAGACAGGATCAATGCAACCCCACAGTGTGAATCTTTCATGCATCTCCATCTGGGTTTTGATGCTGAGGTGAGCATTATGAATACTTGCTCTAAAAGCAAGAGTTTCTCTGTGGAACTGACTTTACACATTTTGCTGTGATCCATTCAGTTCTCTTCGGTGAATTGCTTCAATTATCTTCTAGTTCGTTAAAGTCCCCGAAGTTTCTGTGATTTCTTTTCGAGTGGAATGTACTAATTTGGCAATATCTCATTCTCAACTAACGATTCACGTTCCGCATCTTCTTTACTAATCGAGTTCCTGATGAGTCATTTATTCTCATCTAATTTCGAGCATGTCACTCCTTAATATGTGTCAAAAACCATCTCTCGTTGACATTGTGAATCCATCTCACTCTGTTGTGATCATTATATTCCCAGTTCCTAAGGCTGAACTCCTGTAGGAATTATTTGATCTTAACAGGGCATACCAGAAGACTTGGGAATCCACCATATAGTTGTCAATGATTGGGAAAGAGGAGTTGATGCCGATCAGAATGTTGTTCTGATATCTGTGCCTACTGTGCTCAGTCCTGATCTGGCACCACCAGGAAAACACGTGCTACATGCCTATACCCCGGGAACCGAACCATACGAACTCTGGGAAGGTCTTGATCGCAGAAGCAGCGAATATAAGAAGCTGAAAGCTGAACGATCAGAGGTAGAACTTTGTGAACGCTCACTTATTTCTTTTGAGACTCGGAGATATCTATAAGTATAAAATCAGTTACTCTACAAGTCCCCGCTTGTGTAAACTCTCCGCTTTTTTAAATCAGCCATTTTAAATGAAACATGCTTTACTAATAGTAGATAATTGCACCAGGTTATGTGGAGAGCCGTAGAGCGTGCCCTTGGCCCAGGCTTCAGTCGTGAGAAATGTGAGGTGAAGCTAGTTGGAACACCCTTGACGCATAAGCGGTTCCTCCGGAGGAATCGTGGGACGTATGGGCCTGCTATACAGGCAGGTAAGGACTCGTTTCCTGGACATTCAACTCCCATAGCACAGCTTTACTGCTGCGGGGATTCCACTTTCCCTGGGATCGGGGTTCCCGCAGTCGCCGCAAGCGGTGCAATCGTAGCCAATTCGCTAGTGTCTGTTTCCAAGCACACCGAGCTTCTTGATGCTGTTGGGATATAAATACATCATAGGTTCAGTTGTCTCTGCTGATGTTTTCAAATCATTTAAATCCTATCCACTTCACGCACATATAGTAGTTAATCGATTTTTGTCGGGCATTTTTCTTACAAAGTCATACGAAAAATTTTGTCCAATCACGTCCTTATTACTGTCCCTAATGTGATACCACGAAAACTTGATTGAATGTCACATTTACAGTGCAATTAATTTTATCGCCTTTTCTTATAcagaattaattttatcattattatctTGTGGACCATATGATTGGCCTTTGGCCTCGGACCTTTTCCTTTCCCTGCTTTTCATCATATTCATTAATAAATAACTGTGTTGCTCGAGGAACTCTAATCTATGCTTCGAATCGTGCCGGTCATAGTAGTCGATTTTCACCTATTTCGATCAATGGTCGCGATCATGCTGCATATCATATtttcaaggaaaataaaaaataaaaaggatatAGGTTGGCGTGGCATTAGGCTCAGCCCACTCGATGGGAGGACCACTCCCAATAATCATGGCATTATCTTCCAAGCTCTTCATTCAGTCTCCAATGGGGACGTGAAGGCTTCAGGCATGCAAGCACCGGTGGGCCATCCCATGTCCGTGGGCCCGCTCTCTGCTTTCATAAGGCCACAGCCACTTAAAATCGATTATTCGTGCCACACTCAACAATTATCTGAAAGTTGTATTCACGTTTTATTTATGTTTAGTGAGCCCGGGGAAAATTACGGGTTATGCATTTCCAAGTTGCATCGTTTGCTCTTCTTCTTAGGCCTCGGCTTTCGAATCGTAGAAAGGAAGTGTTGCTGGTCCAAGAAAATCGACCTGTCGTGCTTTATCTTGCAATCAAAAGGGGCaacatattttttcatatcaTGTGATCACTTTATCTTAGATTTGCCAGTCAATACAGTCTAATCATTGCCCTAAAACCTTTTCATTTGTGGGTTCTTTGTCACGCTAGACAGGAGCGTGTGAGTTAACTAATGAAGGCAGAATCTTTTGGTTCGAGCCTCACGGTATAGGTCAATTAGATAGGCGGAAACTTCTCCGATTCCTTTCTGCAAGTCGTCGGACCAatcctttatttttcaaatcatgCATTGCAAAAAGTTAATATGACGATATATGTGCATGAAAAAGAGTTCTTTTATACGACCGAATAATTCTCAATGACAACTTGGTCGGTTCGATCGGGGTTGGGCGAGGCCGAGCCACCGGCCTTGGTGGCCGGAGGAATGTGAAGGGACAAAATAGGTCGAaagttgggggggggggggccgGGCGGGGATGTTGACTTCCACGAGATCAGAACAAtaatgcaagcaagcaaacatTGGGCCAAGGCAAGGATAGGGATCGGGTGCACGTGCCACGTGTCGGGACGAGGAGCACCCGTGCAGCCATCCTGCGTCTGTCAGCCGGGGCCCACCGCGACGCGACGCATCTCGGTGGCTTCTGAAATAGTGATCTCCGGGAGTTGGCCTGGTGTGGGCCGTGGGGAGCCGAAAGGGACGAAACGAGCGGAGGAAGAGTATAAGAAACGGCCGGGGCCGCCGTGGGTGATCCAATTCCAAGCAGCAGTTAGAGCTTCAGCTTCCCCACGTGGCCTGATCCCGTGTCGAATAAAGATCCTCCCACGGCCGAGTTTCAGCCCGGTTCAATTCAACTCGTAAAAACCAAATCACAAGAGATTTATTAGATCGGGACAAAAAATGATTTGCATCATTCACTCCTATATGCCGAGATCTCGTTTAGGCAATGCACGTGTAGCATGTGAATGCTATAAAAGGGACTGGGAAAGGGGACGTGCACTCGTCATAGGACTTATCCCGACACCTCACGGCATGGCTCCGATTATTTGTCGAAAGTTCGACATTTTAGCTTAATTGGCTTGAACGGGAAACATGACGATAAGAATTTAAAGGGATTTGTGAAGAGAAGGGGAAGAAGCTTGCggcgcttttttttttttttgcctacCAAGAAAGAATATAATTGTATTATACTTTTGGGATAAGTTTCTCCTTAATAATTTAGCACTGGTTTAATAATTGAAGAGTCGTTGCAATAATCATGAGGAATTTTCATCCCCATTCGAAGAATACATGAGTGAAAATCGAGAGCCTCCATTCCTATTATATTTCGCAATTCACATTCTTACcccaaatttatatataatatataatggcaaaatgaaaaaacaCGTCTAATGAGATTGCATCATGTATGTCATCTTAGGATTAATAAAGTGATACGATGTATCAAGTGTTCAGCTCTCTATTTACCCAAATTTCACTGAATCTTCTCTACCATTTTTaatgcattaattaataattaatgtataagtaaataatttgatttatgagaataatatatttatatcaattcaacttactaaaattattttcattttgcaATTCTCGATTTAACAAGTGAAATTATGTTTACTGGAATATAGTTatgaacttttaaaaatttatatgccaATATTAAACAcacttaaaaatataaaaaaaatacaagtgAATTCATCTAAGAGTTCAtacaattttaataataaatatatattttggaattcgattaattaaaattattttatttttcaatttttaattttataaatgcttaattgtatttttgaaaCTCTAATaggtttttcaatttaaaaagaatagGGAAATATTTATCTAAAAATTTTCACACGAGTAATTActtatataattgaaattgttAGAAGGTTTGGAATATTAAAAACGATTACAAGTTCCATGTTAATAGTAAATAtacttataaattaaaaatgaagttaaaagaatttatttatttaaaagtttaTTAAATGAATGGAAAATTTTAGTCTCTCTTTTTATTAATCTACTTAAAATTGAAACATTTAAGTTCTACGAGtaacttattattatataaaggaTATAAATGCAAATATCTTCTAGAATTTGATCTTGaaaattaagatttttttaaaaacgaaaaggtatttattaattactttaattataataacttTATTCGTGTGATTTTACTaatcttttttataaaatatataaatataaattcatgctttttaaatgaataatatagtttttgttatgtaaataaagtatttaatagaaaaaatataatatgatgaATTTAACATTCTTCATTTATCATTATTTTGATGATTATCAAAAAGTTAATTCTACAATTATAAActaatcaatatttttaaagactttatataataaattataaaaattcatgCCATGAATAACACTTTCGCACAACGCGCCATGTGAAATAACTAGTATGATCTTTAAAATGTAGAGTACTTTTATTCTATGATTTCTCATTTATCTGCTATATCGATTCAGAGTCCCGATTGTTTTCCACAAGAAATGAAATAACATTAATTTTACTAATTGAACTGTCAACATCAACAGATTGAAAGAGGCGGTGTgaatatgtatgtgtgtacATCCAAATTCAGCTCATCCAACGATTGGACCCAACAAATCCACTCCCGTTAATTCTTAATAAtgatcaaaataaattaattattacaaacaCAAATCTTatggaataaaaaaaaatcagcacCGTGCCCCGTATGTACACAAATGGATAAATACGTACGTACGATGAAgttgcccaaaaaaaaaaaacacagagAGAAAGACAAGTACAGTAGAGGGTACTGCCCGCAGCTGAGAGAGTGAGAgctaaatattttataatatatatatacatatatgggCATCTACATACAATACATACAGtgatatatagagagagaaagagagaggtgAAGGGAAGAGAACATTTGTCAGTGGAAAGAGGAAGGGGGGCCAGTCTCTCAtcaaagaggaaaaaggcagAAACCGAAAATCctttcctcctcctcgtccttCTTCACTACCACTTCACTCTCAAGACGGAGGTGAGGCTCTGATCGGAATCTGATCGCCTCAGCTCCCGCCTCGTCGATCGGGCCTTCCGTTGCCGTGAATTTGCTTCGCGGCTTCGACGCTTGGTGAGCTGAAGTAGTTTTTAGAATGCTCGGAATCTGCTTCCGGTGGTCGTCGACACGATTCCAGGTGAGCTCCGCGGTGCCACGGGGTGGAGCGATGCttgagtcttttttttttttttaacgttTTCGATGGCTATGGGAGCTGTGTGTAGCCGGCTCTGTTTAGATCTGACTGTGTCGTGTGAATAGCGTGATGGAAGTAATCGGTTGCTTGGCTGTTTGGTTGTTTTGTTGTCGAGTGCTGTTCTTAGAATAATACGAGGTTGGATAGTGAGAATTCAGCTAAATATTTGAGCTGCTGATCTCCGTAGTAAGTATTTGATGTACGATGCGACAGAAGTAGTTAATGTAGAGCGGGAGCTGTGTTTTGATGGTTGGTGAAAATGAAAACAGTACGAGGTGGACTATGCGTAGCAAGCTGTACTGTTTGATGGTGAAACCACACAGCTTTGAATTGATTGCTGCCAATTTTTCATTGCATGGCATGAATTGGAACTGCTTCTGTTTAATTCAAGCAGAAGTTTATTAGTCTAcgattataatttagagttGCATTTCATGTGTTAATCCATCATCACGAGGAACTAATTCACGATGTCGGTTCCTGCTCCTGCTGTTTAGGCAGCTGATGGTTGATAATTCGGTAATTTAGCGATTATGGCAGAATTCATCCGTCAACAGTTCGCTGAATTAAGTATTTCCTGAATGTGGGACTAATTGCATAGAGGGGGACATCTCGCATCTGTGCTTGAACTTCAACTGAGCATATATTTCGCACAACTGGGTAGTGGAAACAGAGTTAGGTCCTAAAGTCCATTTGAAAGCCCTTAGCAGTAGCCTGTAGCCAGGCAAAGAAATTAAGAGAGAAATTTGGCCAGGAATCTGACTGTCATTTTTATATCATCAATCGTTCC is a genomic window containing:
- the LOC116203393 gene encoding prolycopene isomerase, chloroplastic, with translation MAVSSSLHLSPLLSSSCFHKLIAGRRGSSRARTVSARTSTEAYTPSKEKTGSSFPGKPEADVVVIGSGIGGLCCAGLLARYQQDVLVLESHDQPGGAAHAFNINGYTFDSGPSLFSGFQSRGPQANPLAQVLDALGESVPCTNYDSWMVYIPDAEFLSRIGPTEFFKDLEKYAGPNAVQEWRKLMDAVLPLSTAAMALPPLSVRGDLGVLSTAAARYAPSLLKSFIQMGPQGALGATKLLRPFSEIVDSLELKDPFIRNWVDLLAFLLAGVKSNGILSAEMIYMFAEWYKPGCSLDYPLHGSGAIVDALIRGMQKFGGRISLRSHVKSIVVENGRAVGVKLRSGQFVRAKKAVVSNASMWDTLSLLPKEAVPKSYADRINATPQCESFMHLHLGFDAEGIPEDLGIHHIVVNDWERGVDADQNVVLISVPTVLSPDLAPPGKHVLHAYTPGTEPYELWEGLDRRSSEYKKLKAERSEVMWRAVERALGPGFSREKCEVKLVGTPLTHKRFLRRNRGTYGPAIQAGKDSFPGHSTPIAQLYCCGDSTFPGIGVPAVAASGAIVANSLVSVSKHTELLDAVGI